The Quatrionicoccus australiensis nucleotide sequence CTTGAAAAGCCACACATTGCCAGTGACTCGGTCAATGACTAGCCCAAGCGTGTGATCCGAAGAGTCGCAGAACGTCCCGTTCGTAACCCCGAAGTTTGCAGTCGTGCCATCATCAAAACAAAGCGTCAGCTTAAGCTTACCGGCCGCAGTGGCGCCAAAATAAAAGCCTTTTGCCGTCGTGTTGCCAAACGTGAAAAGCGAAAATATTTCACTTGCCGGAGCCGCCATGTTGATAACCATCGACAAGATGCAGTTGCGCTTGGTGAAATCAATCGACGCGACAGTGCCGGGGATCATCGCGTAAGCGTCAGTGCTTGCCGCAGTCGTCAGATAGCCAGAATTAGCCCATGCACTACCTTCCGCGTAGCTTGGGCGCAAAAAGCCGTCATTTCCCTGTCCGCTGTAGTCTTTCGGCGTGCCGGATGCTTGATCGAGCCGCAGCAGCGTGCGGTATTCGTCCCATGCGTTTCGGCCGGCGACATCGAGTTCTCCGCCAGCGCCCGAAAAACTAAGCACCCCGGTGAGTTCATCAACATCCGAAGTAACGGCCGCTTTATCATCAACGTAAAGCGTAACCAACCCCGTTGAATCATCCTCAACTACCTTGGTTGCAAAGTCCTTCTCGTTCCTCTTGTAAGTCGCATGGCGCAGCATTTTTAACACTCCAACAATAAGTTTTCACCTATATATGCCGGAGTGCTGAACGTGAGAAATTAGCGCAATGATCGGTACTTGCTAGGCGGCTTCTTCTCGTCGGTTATCTCTAGGAGATGGGCGAATGTGCCAACCTTTGGCCGTTTATCAGCCTTCGATCCTTCTCTAATGATTGGCCTTGCCATGCAGCCATAACGCAATGCGTCAGGTCCGTGGTCTTCCTGATCACTATCAACGTCTTCCGGGTCGTGGTCGTCATGCTGCAATGCCGGAAGCGTCCGGATTAGATGAACGCAGGTTTCAAACACGTACAGCAGCGGCGTATCGTCATCATCGCCATTCAATCGGATTCTAACCTGCTCCCATCCAGCCTTCCGCTTATTGTCAGCAGAACGCCAGCGGACACCTTCTTTGCGCATTGTCTCAGCAATAGATGGACCTCCATCCTCTGCGAATATCGCAGGGTCAGCCACGCCGAAGCCGCCTGATTCCGTGGTTTCCTTACCGTCGCGCTTCTTGATTTCCTGCGCAACTCTGTCCGATGGGAGTTTCAGCCCTTTGTTCGGCTCGCCATCCTTCATTCCGTAGTATTCGCGATAGACAATCAGCGCACCATGTTGATATTTCGCGATGCTTCCATCAGATACAGCTATCCAGTAGCAAGCAAACGGCTTTGCACTTCCCCAGTCAAACGCACGGTATCTCGTCCAGTGCATCGGAATAGTAAATGGCTTTACCACGTGCTTATCACGGCTAAATTCCGTGAAGTATGCGCCGGCTACAATCTCCCAGTCGCCATCAAGCATCGCACGAACAAGCGCCTCATTGCCAAGGCCAGATAGTTTGTCCGCATATCCTTCGTCCATCGTTGGATTGTCGTCTAAGCGTGCCGGAATGTACTGGCGAACCATGCCGCCATCTCGCTTGTCCATCTTGCGCTTAACCAGCGGCACAACGCCATCAATGAATGTTGCCTTGACGAAGTGATGACCAATTCCGCCAGGATTAGCGCCTGCCATTATTCTCGGGAATTGTCCTGCCCACTTGTCAGGAATCGACTTAGAGAAAGCGCCAAGACGGCAACGACCGCGCAGGAATCGGTAAATTGTCTCGCTAAAGTGCGTTAGTTCGTCAATCAAAAGTGCGTGGA carries:
- a CDS encoding terminase large subunit domain-containing protein, whose amino-acid sequence is MAFQSDATEILYGGAAGGGKSHLMRCCAIAWAVDIPGIQIYLFRRTYPDLWKNHMEGPSSFPSMLGEWISSGFVKLNLGDSQVIFGNGSKIHLCHCQNEKDVFKYQGAEIHALLIDELTHFSETIYRFLRGRCRLGAFSKSIPDKWAGQFPRIMAGANPGGIGHHFVKATFIDGVVPLVKRKMDKRDGGMVRQYIPARLDDNPTMDEGYADKLSGLGNEALVRAMLDGDWEIVAGAYFTEFSRDKHVVKPFTIPMHWTRYRAFDWGSAKPFACYWIAVSDGSIAKYQHGALIVYREYYGMKDGEPNKGLKLPSDRVAQEIKKRDGKETTESGGFGVADPAIFAEDGGPSIAETMRKEGVRWRSADNKRKAGWEQVRIRLNGDDDDTPLLYVFETCVHLIRTLPALQHDDHDPEDVDSDQEDHGPDALRYGCMARPIIREGSKADKRPKVGTFAHLLEITDEKKPPSKYRSLR